One genomic segment of Hordeum vulgare subsp. vulgare chromosome 2H, MorexV3_pseudomolecules_assembly, whole genome shotgun sequence includes these proteins:
- the LOC123428054 gene encoding transcription factor IBH1, translated as MDAKGEVESSNPNRVVASASAAAVSASSTSKRMLAFHFLRALSRIHGAAGPARRRTRTIRRAAYSSMARATGPRRAWSRALLLQAHARARRSRTELSTRAAVLVRRRVVAGPAAPPARAAPVGGQVSSSAARAALVPPPAAARQAGEPARSDALRRLVPGGAGMEYCSLLEETADYVRCLRAQVQLMQGLADLFSCQ; from the coding sequence ATGGACGCCAAGGGCGAGGTGGAGAGCTCAAACCCTAACCGCGTCGTTGCCAGCGCCTCCGCCGCTGCGGTGTCGGCGTCGTCGACCTCGAAGCGCATGCTGGCGTTCCACTTCCTGCGCgcgctctcccggatccacggcgCGGCTGGCCCGGCGAGGCGCCGCACGCGCACCATCCGCCGCGCGGCCTACTCGTCCATGGCGCGCGCCACCGGCCCGCGCCGCGCCTGGAGCCGCGCGCTGCTGCTCCAGGCCCACGCGCGGGCGCGCAGGTCCAGGACGGAGCTGTCCACGCGGGCCGCCGTGCTCGTCCGGAGGCGCGTCGTCGCCGGGCCGGCAGCACCACCGGCACGCGCCGCTCCCGTCGGCGGACAGGTGTCTTCTTCGGCTGCTCGCGCGGCGCTCGTCCCTCCGCCAGCTGCGGCGCGGCAGGCGGGGGAGCCGGCAAGGAGCGACGCGCTGCGGCGGCTCGTCCCCGGCGGGGCCGGGATGGAGTACTGCAGCCTGCTGGAGGAGACCGCCGACTACGTCCGCTGCCTCCGCGCGCAGGTGCAGCTCATGCAAGGCCTCGCCGACCTCTTCTCCTGCCAATGA